One Siniperca chuatsi isolate FFG_IHB_CAS linkage group LG3, ASM2008510v1, whole genome shotgun sequence genomic region harbors:
- the LOC122873797 gene encoding tetratricopeptide repeat protein 39B-like isoform X1 has translation METKDNSPQQVDLSHLSEGAESPKMDLETALKECSTALDLFLNNRFADALALLKPWKSLSMYHTMGYSSILVMQAGMTFDPKDMDAAMTSLRESLQTCQSFRKKTGIVETLTSLWYRQPVENLTEEEMHAELCYAEVLLQKAALTFLDESIIGFIRGGMRIRNSYQIYKDCQALANRREEKKQKSTHIHFRGGVNMGIGSFNLMLSLLPSRVLRLMEFLGFSGDREMGLSELREGAASNSLRSILSTLTLLMFHLYITVILGTGEGNLTEAEALLEPYIEKYPNGALILFYTARIALLKGNFTFAQEKFLACIAAQEEWRQIHHLCYWELMWAHSFELNWREAYRYADLLCKESKWSQAVYAFQKAAILSMLPEEEVTELGENVVEIFRQVDGLRLRIAGKSIPTEKFAAKKAQRYSSSNPVKPVVPALEMMYVWNGFTVVGKRPELTESILTILEKADEQLRDDPNPSEYHTDDQCVVQLLKGLCLRQLGRLVQAELCFNHVISSENDIKHDNYLVPFTMFELGLLHKQKGDINTAITVIENVKTNYKDYNMESRLHFRIQAALNTMSS, from the exons ATGGAGACGAAAGACAATTCACCACAACAG GTGGACCTAAGCCATCTCAGTGAGGGTGCAGA GTCACCTAAAATGGATTTAGAGACTGCACTGAAGGAGTGTTCCACCGCCCTCGATCTTTTTCTGAACAACAGGTTTGCTGATGCTTTGGCTCTCTTAAAACCCTG GAAGAGTCTGAGCATGTACCACACAATGGGCTACAGCAGCATCTTGGTGATGCAGGCAGGCATGACCTTTGACCCAAAGGACATGGATGCTGCCATGACATCACTGAGAGAATCCCTGCAGACATGCCAAAG TTTTCGGAAGAAAACTGGAATAGTGGAGACTCTAACCAGCCTATGGTATAGACAACCAGTTGAAAACCTGACAGAAG AAGAGATGCATGCAGAGCTGTGCTATGCTGAAGTTCTGCTGCAGAAAGCAGCTCTCACATTCCTGGATGAGAGTATAATCGGCTTTATCAGAGGAGGGATGAGAATCCGAAACAGTTACCAGATTTACAA GGATTGCCAGGCCTTGGcaaacagaagagaagagaaaaaacagaagagcacacacattcattttagaGGCGGCGTCAACATGGGCATTGGATCATTTAATCTG ATGCTGTCTCTGCTCCCATCCAGAGTCCTCAGACTGATGGAGTTTTTGGGCTTCTCAGGAGACAGG GAAATGGGTTTGTCTGAGTTGAGAGAGGGAGCAGCCAGCAACAGCCTGCGCTCTATCCTCAGCACCCTGACTCTGCTAATGTTTCATCTCTACATTACAGTGATTCTGG gTACTGGTGAAGGAAACCTTACTGAGGCTGAAGCTCTGCTGGAGCCCTACATTGAAAAGTACCCTAAT GGAGCCCTCATTCTTTTTTACACTGCAAGAATTGCTTTGCTCAAAGGAAACTTCACATTT GCCCAGGAGAAGTTCCTGGCATGTATCGCAGCACAGGAAGAGTGGCGTCAGATTCACCACCTGTGTTACTGGGAGCTGATGTGGGCGCACTCCTTCGAACTAAATTGGAGGGAGGCGTATCGATACGCTGACCTGCTCTGCAAAGAGAGCAAGTGGTCGCAG GCTGTCTATGCATTCCAGAAAGCTGCCATCTTGAGCATGCTACCAGAGGAAGAAGTGACTGAACTTGGAGAAAATGTGGTGGAAATATTCAG GCAGGTGGATGGTCTCAGACTGAGGATTGCTGGGAAGTCGATCCCAACAGAGAAGTTTGCAGCAAAGAAGGCACAGCGATACTCTTCTTCTAACCCAGTGAAACCAGTCGTCCCTGCTTTG GAAATGATGTACGTATGGAATGGTTTCACAGTAGTTGGCAAAAGACCCGAGTTGACTGAAAGCATCTTGACCATCTTGGAGAAAGCAGATGAGCAGCTCAGAGATGATCCAA ACCCATCAGAGTATCACACTGATGACCAGTGTGTTGTCCAGCTGCTGAAGGGCCTGTGTCTACGACAGTTGGGGCGTCTGGTCCAGGCTGAGCTCTGCTTCAATCATGTCATTTCCAG tgaaaatgataTCAAGCATGACAACTACCTGGTGCCGTTTACCATGTTTGAGCTGGGCCTGTTGCACAAACAGAAAGGTGACATTAACACGGCCATCACCGTGATAGAAAATGTCAA GACAAACTACAAGGACTACAATATGGAATCGAGGCTACACTTCCGCATCCAGGCAGCACTCAACACCATGAGCTCATAA
- the LOC122873797 gene encoding tetratricopeptide repeat protein 39B-like isoform X2, with amino-acid sequence MDLETALKECSTALDLFLNNRFADALALLKPWKSLSMYHTMGYSSILVMQAGMTFDPKDMDAAMTSLRESLQTCQSFRKKTGIVETLTSLWYRQPVENLTEEEMHAELCYAEVLLQKAALTFLDESIIGFIRGGMRIRNSYQIYKDCQALANRREEKKQKSTHIHFRGGVNMGIGSFNLMLSLLPSRVLRLMEFLGFSGDREMGLSELREGAASNSLRSILSTLTLLMFHLYITVILGTGEGNLTEAEALLEPYIEKYPNGALILFYTARIALLKGNFTFAQEKFLACIAAQEEWRQIHHLCYWELMWAHSFELNWREAYRYADLLCKESKWSQAVYAFQKAAILSMLPEEEVTELGENVVEIFRQVDGLRLRIAGKSIPTEKFAAKKAQRYSSSNPVKPVVPALEMMYVWNGFTVVGKRPELTESILTILEKADEQLRDDPNPSEYHTDDQCVVQLLKGLCLRQLGRLVQAELCFNHVISSENDIKHDNYLVPFTMFELGLLHKQKGDINTAITVIENVKTNYKDYNMESRLHFRIQAALNTMSS; translated from the exons ATGGATTTAGAGACTGCACTGAAGGAGTGTTCCACCGCCCTCGATCTTTTTCTGAACAACAGGTTTGCTGATGCTTTGGCTCTCTTAAAACCCTG GAAGAGTCTGAGCATGTACCACACAATGGGCTACAGCAGCATCTTGGTGATGCAGGCAGGCATGACCTTTGACCCAAAGGACATGGATGCTGCCATGACATCACTGAGAGAATCCCTGCAGACATGCCAAAG TTTTCGGAAGAAAACTGGAATAGTGGAGACTCTAACCAGCCTATGGTATAGACAACCAGTTGAAAACCTGACAGAAG AAGAGATGCATGCAGAGCTGTGCTATGCTGAAGTTCTGCTGCAGAAAGCAGCTCTCACATTCCTGGATGAGAGTATAATCGGCTTTATCAGAGGAGGGATGAGAATCCGAAACAGTTACCAGATTTACAA GGATTGCCAGGCCTTGGcaaacagaagagaagagaaaaaacagaagagcacacacattcattttagaGGCGGCGTCAACATGGGCATTGGATCATTTAATCTG ATGCTGTCTCTGCTCCCATCCAGAGTCCTCAGACTGATGGAGTTTTTGGGCTTCTCAGGAGACAGG GAAATGGGTTTGTCTGAGTTGAGAGAGGGAGCAGCCAGCAACAGCCTGCGCTCTATCCTCAGCACCCTGACTCTGCTAATGTTTCATCTCTACATTACAGTGATTCTGG gTACTGGTGAAGGAAACCTTACTGAGGCTGAAGCTCTGCTGGAGCCCTACATTGAAAAGTACCCTAAT GGAGCCCTCATTCTTTTTTACACTGCAAGAATTGCTTTGCTCAAAGGAAACTTCACATTT GCCCAGGAGAAGTTCCTGGCATGTATCGCAGCACAGGAAGAGTGGCGTCAGATTCACCACCTGTGTTACTGGGAGCTGATGTGGGCGCACTCCTTCGAACTAAATTGGAGGGAGGCGTATCGATACGCTGACCTGCTCTGCAAAGAGAGCAAGTGGTCGCAG GCTGTCTATGCATTCCAGAAAGCTGCCATCTTGAGCATGCTACCAGAGGAAGAAGTGACTGAACTTGGAGAAAATGTGGTGGAAATATTCAG GCAGGTGGATGGTCTCAGACTGAGGATTGCTGGGAAGTCGATCCCAACAGAGAAGTTTGCAGCAAAGAAGGCACAGCGATACTCTTCTTCTAACCCAGTGAAACCAGTCGTCCCTGCTTTG GAAATGATGTACGTATGGAATGGTTTCACAGTAGTTGGCAAAAGACCCGAGTTGACTGAAAGCATCTTGACCATCTTGGAGAAAGCAGATGAGCAGCTCAGAGATGATCCAA ACCCATCAGAGTATCACACTGATGACCAGTGTGTTGTCCAGCTGCTGAAGGGCCTGTGTCTACGACAGTTGGGGCGTCTGGTCCAGGCTGAGCTCTGCTTCAATCATGTCATTTCCAG tgaaaatgataTCAAGCATGACAACTACCTGGTGCCGTTTACCATGTTTGAGCTGGGCCTGTTGCACAAACAGAAAGGTGACATTAACACGGCCATCACCGTGATAGAAAATGTCAA GACAAACTACAAGGACTACAATATGGAATCGAGGCTACACTTCCGCATCCAGGCAGCACTCAACACCATGAGCTCATAA
- the dnajb14 gene encoding dnaJ homolog subfamily B member 14 — MKMEGNRDEAEKCINIATKALDAGDKEKAVKFLNKAEKLYPTDKAKAFLDALTKNGSSAGNGAYRRRPAESSESTGAQPERDSQESGGGDSSKGFTKEQVEGVQRIKRCKDYYEVLGVSKEVNEDELKKAYRKLALKFHPDKNHAPGATEAFKKIGNAYAVLSNPDKRRQYDLTGGEEPSSPGHSHGGGFDFHRGFEADITPEDLFNMFFGGGFPSSSAHTFTNSRTSYSHQTDYRQERTEERGDGGFSMFIQLMPIVVLILVSILSQMMVSPPPYSLYARPSTGQTVKRQTENLHVDYYVTRDFKSEFKGSALQQIEKNVEEDYVSNVRNSCWKERQTKTDLLYAAKVYRDDRMRKKAELMTMDNCRELDRLNNLFRGG; from the exons atgaAGATGGAAGGGAACAGGGATGAAGccgaaaaatgtataaatatagcGACGAAAGCCCTCGACGCCGGAGATAAAGAGAAAGCGGTTAAGTTTCTTAACAAAGCAGAGAAGCTGTACCCAACTGACAAAGCCAAAG CTTTTTTGGACGCATTAACGAAGAATGGGAGCTCAGCGGGTAATGGGGCGTATCGTAGGAGACCAGCAGAGAGCTCAGAAAGCACCGGTGCCCAGCCAGAAAGGGATAGCCAAGAGTCTGGAGGAGGCGACTCTTCTAAAGGCTTCACCAAAGAGCAGGTCGAAGGTGTGCAAAG AATAAAGCGGTGTAAGGACTACTATGAAGTGCTGGGCGTCAGTAAAGAAGTCAATGAGGACGAGTTAAAGAAAGCCTACAGGAAACTAGCGCTCAAGTTCCACCCTGACAAAAATCATGCACCTGGAGCGACGGAGGCTTTTAAAA AGATTGGTAATGCATATGCAGTGCTGAGCAACCCAGACAAAAGACGGCAGTATGACctgacaggaggagaggagccaAGCAGCCCGGGTCACTCACACGGAGGAGGCTTTGACTTCCACAGGGGCTTTGAGGCTGACATCACTCCTGAGGACCTCTTCAACATGTTCTTTGGAGGTGGCTTCCCCTCCT CAAGTGCACACACCTTCACCAACAGCAGAACAAGCTACAGCCATCAGACGGATTACCGACAAGAGAGAACAGAAGAAAGGGGAGAT GGTGGTTTCTCAATGTTTATCCAGCTGATGCCCATCGTGGTCCTGATTTTAGTATCAATACTGAGCCAGATGATGGTGTCCCCTCCACCCTACAGCCTCTACGCTAGACC GTCCACAGGTCAGACCGTAAAACGGCAGACAGAAAACCTGCATGTCGACTACTACGTCACTAGAGATTTTAAGTCGGAGTTTAAGGGCTCGGCGCTGCAGCAGATTGAGAAGAATGTGGAGGAGGACTATGTATCTAATGTCAGAAATAGCTGTtggaaggagagacagacaa AAACAGACCTGCTGTATGCTGCTAAGGTATACAGGGACGATCGAATGCGCAAGAAGGCAGAACTCATGACCATGGATAACTGCAGGGAGCTGGACAGACTAAATAACCTATTCAGGGGGGGATGA